TTACGCTCAGTACAAAGAGATAAGAAAGCTTCACGTTCGATATCTAATAAATATTGCTCAGATACTAAAGTCGCTTCAGATAAATCACCACCAGCCATTACGTAAGCCAGTTTGTTAGCGATTTTCTTGTCGTGCTCAGAAATGTATTTTCCAGCTTCCATTTGATCTGTTCCTACTAAGAACATTCCAAGAGCTTGTTTTCCTAATACTTTCACATCAGTTCTTCTGATTGGTTGTGTATAACCAGCTTCAGCCATTAACAAAGCATGTTTTTTAGCTTCAGCGATCTGACGATCTTTGTTTACCACAATAACATCTTTCCCGTGTTGAAGAAGTCCAGTATCAAAAGCTTCATAACCAGAAGTCGAAACTTTAGCCATGGCGATTGTTAAGAAATACTCTTGAAGAACGTTTAATTCCACATCGTTTTTGCGGAATAAATCTGAAGCTCTTAAAGCCATTTCTTTAGATCCACCACCACCAGGAAGTACACCAACACCAAATTCAACTAATCCCATATAAGTTTCTGCAGCAGCAACCACTTTATCAGCGTGTAAGCTCATTTCGCATCCACCACCAAAAGTCATTCCGTGAGGCGCAACCACAACTGGAATCGAAGAATAACGAACGCGCATCATTGTGTCCTGGAACAATTTGATCGCCATGTTCAATTCGTCGTATTCCTGCTCAACTGCCATCATGAAAATCATTCCGATATTAGCTCCAACAGAGAAATTCGCTGCTTGGTTACCAATAACTAAACCTTGATATTCTTTTTCAGATAAGTCGATTGCTTTATTGATAGCTTGAAGAACATCGCCGCCAATAGTATTCATTTTAGATTGGAATTCTAAGTTCAAAATTCCGTCTCCTAAATCCTGAATGATTGCACCACTATTGCTCCAAACTTTTTTGCTTTCGCGAATGTTGTTTAGGATAATGAATGAATCTTGTCCAGGAACTTTTACTTGTGATTTTGTTGGAATATTATAGAAATAAGTCGCTCCTTCTTTTACAGTATAGAAACTGTCGCTTCCAGAAACCAGCATTTCAGTAACCCATGCAGCTGGTTCAAGACCTTCAGCTTTCATGATTTCAATTCCTTTGGCAACACCAATGGCATCCCAGATTTCGAATGGACCATTTTCCCATCCAAAACCAGCTTTCATAGCATCATCAATTTTGTATAATTCGTCTGAGATTTCAGGAATTCTGTTTGACACATAAGCAAACATTCCAGCGAAACTCTTACGGTAGAATTCTCCCGCTTTGTCTGTTCCTTTTACTAAAACTTTAAAACGATTGATTGGTTTATCGATAGTTTTTGTTAGTTCAAGCGTAGCAAAATTTGCTTTTTTTGCAGCGCGGTATTCTAATGTATTTAAGTCAAGAGAAAGAATATCTTTATCTACTTTTTTATAAAAACCTTGTCCAGTTTTGCTTCCTAGCCAATTGTTTTCCATCATTTTGTTGATGAAATCAGGAAGTTTGAACAATTCGTGTTGTTCGTCGTTCGGGCAGTTTTCATAAATACCGTTGGCAACGTGTACCAAAGTATCCAAACCAACAACATCAACCGTACGGAATGTAGCCGATTTTGGACGACCAATTACCGGACCAGTCAATTTATCAACTTCTTCAATTGTTAATCCCATTTCTTTTACTAAATGGAATAAACTCTGGATTCCGTAAATACCAATTCTGTTTCCAATAAACGCCGGAGTATCTTTAGCAACAACCGAAGTTTTTCCTAAGAATTTAGATCCGTATTCGTTTAAGAAATCCAATACTTCAGTTGAAGTTTTTGGACCAGGAATAATTTCAAATAATTTTAAGTAACGCGCAGGGTTAAAAAAGTGTGTTCCGCAGAAGTGTTGTTGGAAATCTTCGCTTCTTCCTTCACTCATAAAGTGAATTGGAATACCAGAAGTATTAGAAGTAACCAAAGTTCCCGGTTTACGGAATTTTTCGATTTGTTCAAAAACTAATTTCTTAATATCTAAACGTTCAACTACAACCTCGATAATCCAGTCAACATTAGCAATTTTTGCCATATCGTCTGTCGTATTTCCAGTTGTGATTCGGTTTGCAAATTTTTGACTGTAAATAGGAGATGGTTTCGATTTTAATGAATTCGCCAAGTGCTCATTTACCACTCGGTTGCGAACAGCTTTACTTTCAAGAGTTAATCCTTTTTTAGCTTCAGCCTCGGTCAATTCGCGCGGTACGATGTCAAGAAGTAAAACTTCAACACCAATATTGGCAAAATGGCAAGCTATTCCTGAACCCATAATTCCGGATCCAATTACAGCAACTTTTTTAATTGTGCGTTTCATAATGAGTTAATTTGTTTTTATTGCAGAATCTGAATCATTTCCTGTAGTAGCAAATGCTATTCATTTTCTATATTTTCTGTTTGATTAAATATGTTTTTGTCATGAATTAATTCATTAATGATTTCCGAAACTTCAATAAAGTGTTTCAGTTTTTCATCAGAAACATGTTTTCTAACGGTCTCATTAAACTTCAGGACTGTATTTTTAGATAAATCTCTTTTTTCTTTTCCAAATTCGGTTAGGTATATTAAAACACCACGACCGTCGCTTGGATTTTTTTTGCGAACAATCAAACCTTTGTCTTCCATAGATTTTAATGTTCTGGTCAGGCTTGTGGCTTCCATACCCATTCTTGGTCCTAAAGCGGTTGATGGAGTTCCTTCTTCCTTGTCCATACTTAAAAGAGCAAATCCCGTTGCCATTGTAGCATCGTATTTTGCCGCTTCTTCGTTATACATTCTTGAAACAGCCTGCCATGTAGCTCTCAAAATATAATCTATTGTTTTGTCTTTCATAGGTAACTATATCGATTTCAAATATAATCAAAAAATACTATGCATGCATATTAATTTTGAATAAATTTTTGGTTAATTAAAAAAGGTCTTTGATTTATAGGGGTTTATGG
The sequence above is drawn from the Flavobacterium sp. N2038 genome and encodes:
- a CDS encoding 3-hydroxyacyl-CoA dehydrogenase/enoyl-CoA hydratase family protein — translated: MKRTIKKVAVIGSGIMGSGIACHFANIGVEVLLLDIVPRELTEAEAKKGLTLESKAVRNRVVNEHLANSLKSKPSPIYSQKFANRITTGNTTDDMAKIANVDWIIEVVVERLDIKKLVFEQIEKFRKPGTLVTSNTSGIPIHFMSEGRSEDFQQHFCGTHFFNPARYLKLFEIIPGPKTSTEVLDFLNEYGSKFLGKTSVVAKDTPAFIGNRIGIYGIQSLFHLVKEMGLTIEEVDKLTGPVIGRPKSATFRTVDVVGLDTLVHVANGIYENCPNDEQHELFKLPDFINKMMENNWLGSKTGQGFYKKVDKDILSLDLNTLEYRAAKKANFATLELTKTIDKPINRFKVLVKGTDKAGEFYRKSFAGMFAYVSNRIPEISDELYKIDDAMKAGFGWENGPFEIWDAIGVAKGIEIMKAEGLEPAAWVTEMLVSGSDSFYTVKEGATYFYNIPTKSQVKVPGQDSFIILNNIRESKKVWSNSGAIIQDLGDGILNLEFQSKMNTIGGDVLQAINKAIDLSEKEYQGLVIGNQAANFSVGANIGMIFMMAVEQEYDELNMAIKLFQDTMMRVRYSSIPVVVAPHGMTFGGGCEMSLHADKVVAAAETYMGLVEFGVGVLPGGGGSKEMALRASDLFRKNDVELNVLQEYFLTIAMAKVSTSGYEAFDTGLLQHGKDVIVVNKDRQIAEAKKHALLMAEAGYTQPIRRTDVKVLGKQALGMFLVGTDQMEAGKYISEHDKKIANKLAYVMAGGDLSEATLVSEQYLLDIEREAFLSLCTERKTLERIQYMLTKGKPLRN
- a CDS encoding MarR family winged helix-turn-helix transcriptional regulator, translating into MKDKTIDYILRATWQAVSRMYNEEAAKYDATMATGFALLSMDKEEGTPSTALGPRMGMEATSLTRTLKSMEDKGLIVRKKNPSDGRGVLIYLTEFGKEKRDLSKNTVLKFNETVRKHVSDEKLKHFIEVSEIINELIHDKNIFNQTENIENE